In Desulfovibrio sp. 86, the following proteins share a genomic window:
- the uppS gene encoding polyprenyl diphosphate synthase — protein sequence MTQQSTPPSGQPPSRTPDTDPAPQAGPPSELLPELLPTHLAIIMDGNGRWAQARNLPREAGHKAGAETVRAVVTECRKIGIRHLTLYTFSSENWNRPKTEISALFALLLDFLRQELPRLEEQGIALKVLGDLDGLPLAQRTALRHAIKRTAPGPHMTLNLALNYGSRAELVRAVRSFLREGAQPQDVTEESLAQHLYTAGQPDPDLLIRTSGEQRLSNYLLYQCAYSELYFTPTPWPDFDAAQLRLALEAYAARSRRFGKTQEQIDAH from the coding sequence ATGACGCAACAAAGCACGCCCCCGTCCGGCCAGCCTCCCAGCCGGACGCCAGACACGGATCCCGCCCCGCAGGCCGGACCGCCGTCGGAGCTTTTGCCCGAACTGTTGCCCACCCACCTGGCCATTATTATGGATGGCAACGGACGCTGGGCGCAGGCCCGCAACCTGCCGCGCGAGGCCGGGCACAAGGCTGGCGCGGAAACCGTGCGCGCCGTTGTCACCGAATGCCGTAAAATTGGCATACGCCACCTGACGCTCTACACTTTTTCCAGTGAAAACTGGAACCGCCCCAAGACGGAAATAAGCGCCCTCTTCGCCCTGCTGCTGGATTTTCTGCGCCAGGAACTGCCCCGCCTTGAAGAGCAGGGCATTGCCCTCAAGGTGCTGGGCGATCTGGACGGCCTGCCGCTGGCACAGCGCACGGCCCTGCGCCACGCCATAAAGCGCACCGCTCCCGGGCCGCACATGACCCTGAATCTTGCTCTCAATTACGGCTCCAGAGCCGAACTGGTCCGTGCTGTCCGGTCTTTTCTGCGCGAGGGCGCGCAGCCTCAGGACGTCACCGAAGAAAGCCTGGCGCAGCACCTCTATACGGCCGGGCAACCTGACCCGGACCTGCTCATCCGCACCAGCGGCGAGCAGCGCCTGAGCAACTACCTGCTTTACCAGTGCGCCTACAGTGAGCTGTACTTCACTCCGACACCCTGGCCAGATTTTGACGCCGCGCAACTGCGCCTGGCATTGGAAGCCTACGCCGCGCGCTCGCGCCGCTTTGGCAAAACACAGGAGCAAATTGATGCCCATTGA
- the frr gene encoding ribosome recycling factor, with the protein MDIDSILLDAEDRMEKALAALDREFAKLRTGRATTALVDGIKADYYGTPTPISQMASVAVPDSRTLTIQPWDKGGIALIEKAILKSDLGLTPVNDGKVVRIVMPPLTEERRKDLSKVARKYSEDAKVAVRNVRRDANDSLKKLEKDKVITEDDQKRATEDVQKLTDKYVADVDKKCAAKEKEIMEI; encoded by the coding sequence ATGGATATCGACAGCATCCTTCTCGATGCCGAAGACCGCATGGAAAAAGCCCTTGCCGCTCTTGACCGCGAGTTTGCCAAACTGCGCACGGGACGCGCCACCACCGCCCTTGTGGACGGCATCAAGGCCGACTATTATGGAACCCCCACGCCCATCAGCCAGATGGCCTCGGTAGCCGTGCCCGACAGCCGCACCCTGACCATCCAGCCCTGGGACAAGGGCGGCATAGCCCTCATTGAAAAGGCCATTCTCAAGTCAGACCTTGGCCTTACGCCAGTCAACGACGGCAAGGTCGTCCGCATTGTCATGCCCCCTCTGACCGAAGAGCGCCGCAAAGACCTGAGCAAGGTGGCGCGCAAGTACAGCGAGGACGCCAAGGTGGCGGTGCGCAATGTGCGCCGCGATGCCAACGACAGCCTGAAAAAGCTTGAAAAAGACAAGGTTATTACCGAAGACGACCAGAAGCGCGCCACCGAGGATGTGCAGAAGCTCACGGACAAGTACGTGGCTGATGTGGACAAAAAGTGCGCTGCCAAAGAAAAGGAAATAATGGAAATCTAG
- a CDS encoding phosphatidate cytidylyltransferase, which produces MPIEPTTNPIDFRRIITGVALAAVLMLVLWLRGWPLLFFILLVSALGLWEFYSLFWGPNGRISSRVCAIALGWGMLCLTWLHRPQDALVFLGAGFVLSAMSFLFRWDVLEEENAFVSSGIFMAGLAYVPLLLLPATYLSTTKLIFVIAAVAISDTAAYFVGTRFGHHKLWPRVSPKKSSEGAVGSLVACVIFCAVYGQIFGKTGWFSFALLGIAVNAFAQVGDLFESALKRSVNVKDSGHLLPGHGGVLDRADSLLFAMPMVAVVDQWFFFF; this is translated from the coding sequence ATGCCCATTGAACCCACCACCAATCCCATCGACTTTCGACGCATCATAACCGGCGTGGCTCTGGCCGCAGTGCTGATGCTGGTGCTCTGGCTGCGGGGCTGGCCCCTGCTGTTCTTCATCCTGCTGGTTTCCGCCCTGGGCCTGTGGGAATTCTATTCGCTTTTCTGGGGCCCCAACGGGCGCATCTCCAGCCGCGTCTGCGCCATTGCCCTTGGTTGGGGCATGCTGTGCCTGACCTGGCTGCACCGCCCGCAAGACGCCCTTGTGTTTCTTGGCGCGGGTTTCGTGCTTTCAGCCATGAGCTTTCTTTTTCGGTGGGACGTGCTTGAAGAGGAAAACGCCTTCGTTTCCAGCGGCATATTCATGGCTGGCCTGGCCTATGTGCCCCTGCTGCTCCTGCCTGCCACCTATCTTTCCACCACCAAGCTCATCTTTGTCATAGCCGCTGTGGCCATTTCCGACACGGCGGCCTATTTTGTCGGCACGCGCTTTGGCCACCACAAGCTGTGGCCCCGCGTCAGCCCCAAGAAAAGCTCCGAGGGCGCGGTGGGCAGCCTTGTGGCCTGCGTCATCTTCTGCGCCGTCTACGGACAGATCTTCGGCAAGACAGGCTGGTTTTCCTTTGCGCTTCTGGGCATTGCGGTAAACGCCTTTGCCCAGGTGGGCGACCTTTTTGAATCCGCCCTCAAGCGCTCGGTCAACGTGAAAGATTCCGGCCACCTGCTGCCAGGTCACGGCGGTGTTCTGGACAGGGCCGACAGCCTGCTGTTCGCCATGCCCATGGTGGCCGTTGTGGACCAGTGGTTTTTCTTCTTTTAG
- the pyrH gene encoding UMP kinase produces the protein MSPTYKRILLKLSGEALAGSNKTGIDPETVAEICREIGTVLAMGVEMALVIGGGNIFRGLSGSAKGMERSSADYMGMLATVLNALAVQDMLEKQGYPTRVLSAITMQEVCEPFIRRRALRHMEKGRVVICAAGTGNPYFTTDTTAALRGMELKCDAIIKATKVDGIYDKDPTKFSDAVKFETITYDETLSRHLGVMDATAFALVRDNNVPIIVCRMLGGDIRRAVMGESVGTTVRNA, from the coding sequence ATGTCACCGACATACAAGCGAATTTTGCTCAAACTGAGCGGCGAGGCCCTTGCGGGCTCCAACAAAACGGGCATCGACCCTGAAACCGTGGCCGAAATATGCCGCGAAATCGGCACTGTGCTTGCCATGGGCGTGGAAATGGCCCTGGTTATCGGCGGGGGCAACATCTTTCGCGGGCTTTCAGGCTCCGCCAAGGGTATGGAACGCTCGTCAGCCGACTATATGGGCATGCTGGCCACAGTGCTCAACGCCCTGGCCGTACAGGACATGCTTGAAAAGCAGGGCTATCCCACCCGCGTGCTTTCCGCCATCACCATGCAGGAAGTCTGCGAGCCCTTCATCCGCCGCCGCGCCCTGCGCCACATGGAAAAAGGCCGCGTGGTCATCTGCGCCGCAGGCACGGGCAACCCCTACTTCACCACCGACACGACGGCCGCGCTGCGCGGCATGGAACTCAAGTGCGACGCCATCATCAAGGCCACCAAGGTGGACGGCATCTACGACAAGGACCCCACCAAATTCAGCGACGCCGTAAAGTTTGAAACCATCACCTATGATGAAACATTGTCCCGCCACCTCGGCGTGATGGACGCCACGGCCTTTGCCCTGGTGCGCGACAACAACGTGCCCATCATCGTCTGCCGCATGCTTGGCGGCGACATCAGGCGTGCCGTCATGGGCGAGTCTGTGGGTACTACAGTACGCAACGCATGA